In Bos taurus isolate L1 Dominette 01449 registration number 42190680 breed Hereford chromosome 9, ARS-UCD2.0, whole genome shotgun sequence, a single genomic region encodes these proteins:
- the LOC132342082 gene encoding formin-2 produces MGGAVAEALCVDVEGCAPAELPWATLLGVICESGHSHPPGASSWGTRKVTNAEGRAVLPQLPTSQASFTPPPHPRTLRAFWLAVCGDPAVGVSQVPDLFREPAGLPVRTAPPGAQRLLSAKCIYSHHTVSSFSGSSEAGVQQGGQPPEDRVPGTSLPAWARAAARGGPPPPPSPCPANPDLPRAPIPPGTRSPPVPGCRSAVKLQHEKNKHLTCRL; encoded by the exons ATGGGCGGAGCTGTGGCAGAGGCCCTGTGCGTGGACGTGGAAGGCTGTGCGCCCGCCGAGCTGCCCTGGGCCACCCTCCTAGGCGTCATCTGTGAGTCAGGCCACAGTCACCCCCCGGGGGCTTCCTCCTGGGGAACCAGGAAG GTCACCAACGCTGAGGGAAGGGCTGTCCTCCCGCAGCTCCCAACGTCGCAGGCGTCCTTcacacccccgccccacccgAGGACGCTGCGAGCCTTCTGGTTGGCTGTATGCGGAGACCCCGCCGTCGGGGTCAGCCAGGTTCCGGACCTCTTCAGGGAGCCGGCGGGTCTGCCCGTGAGGACTGCCCCGCCCGGCGCACAGCGGCTCCTCTCGGCCAAATGTATTTATTCCCACCACACAGTCTCGAGCTTTTCTGGTTCCTCAGAGGCCGGAGTCCAGCAGGGAGGGCAGCCCCCCGAGGACAGAGTGCCCGGCACCTCCCTGCCGGCCTGGGCACGAGCAGCTGCGCGTGGcgggccgccgccgccccccTCCCCATGCCCCGCGAACCCTGACCTGCCCAGGGCTCCCATCCCGCCGGGCACGCGGTCTCCGCCCGTCCCAGGCTGCCGCTCTGCAGTCAAACTGCAACATGAAAAGAATAAACACCTCACCTGTCGTTTGTAA